One region of Nitrososphaera sp. genomic DNA includes:
- a CDS encoding rhomboid family intramembrane serine protease, whose translation MFPLRDDTQRMHGRPYLNYAIIGMNILIFVWEITQDPNCIINCTSQDLLLTYGTVPDNVFHDPSTGIPSIFTSMFMHAGIVHIAGNMLFLFVFGGILEDTFGRTKYILLYLGWGVAAAMAHSAFAVATGAGSFPAIGASGAISGVLGTYLVLYPRANILTIFTYFIITVRPIRAMWYIPVWFGMQVIFMFLEQANPASGSGVAYMAHIGGFAAGIATGLLWRELPKKIPPPDAMAPGIRSSFGMRNPMIKKARPKIEDLAPVVPEVIEGADYYEVIAEMRGVDDASNISASYEPNSRQVRITASGSRKYNLLARLPDDAANPTVKYIQYLNGIARIRLAK comes from the coding sequence ATGTTTCCTTTAAGGGACGACACTCAGCGAATGCATGGCAGGCCCTACCTCAACTATGCAATCATCGGGATGAACATCCTCATATTCGTCTGGGAGATAACGCAGGATCCGAACTGCATTATAAACTGCACCAGCCAGGATTTGCTCCTGACGTATGGAACCGTCCCGGACAATGTTTTTCATGACCCATCCACCGGGATTCCCAGCATCTTTACCTCCATGTTCATGCATGCAGGCATCGTGCATATCGCAGGCAACATGCTGTTTCTATTTGTCTTCGGCGGAATCCTTGAAGACACTTTCGGCAGGACAAAATATATTCTGCTTTACCTCGGCTGGGGCGTAGCCGCTGCAATGGCGCATAGCGCTTTTGCCGTCGCCACCGGAGCCGGCAGCTTTCCGGCGATCGGAGCCTCGGGTGCTATCTCGGGGGTGCTGGGGACATACCTGGTGTTGTACCCTCGGGCAAATATCCTTACAATTTTCACATACTTTATCATCACGGTCAGACCGATACGGGCGATGTGGTACATTCCCGTCTGGTTTGGGATGCAGGTCATTTTCATGTTCCTGGAACAGGCGAATCCTGCTAGCGGATCGGGCGTAGCATATATGGCACACATTGGGGGTTTTGCGGCTGGCATCGCAACCGGCCTGCTTTGGAGAGAACTACCAAAGAAAATACCTCCGCCAGACGCCATGGCTCCGGGCATCAGGTCCAGCTTTGGGATGCGAAATCCGATGATAAAAAAAGCGCGGCCCAAAATTGAAGATCTCGCGCCAGTGGTCCCGGAGGTGATAGAGGGGGCCGACTACTACGAGGTAATAGCGGAAATGCGCGGGGTTGACGACGCATCCAACATCAGCGCAAGTTACGAGCCGAACTCTCGCCAGGTCAGGATTACGGCCAGCGGGTCAAGAAAGTACAATCTGTTGGCAAGGTTGCCTGATGACGCAGCAAACCCGACTGTGAAGTACATACAGTATCTCAACGGAATTGCGCGTATCAGGCTTGCGAAATAG
- a CDS encoding Lrp/AsnC ligand binding domain-containing protein: MPKAFVLMNAELGSEDSLVSELRRLDGVKEVYQVYGVYDIVAQVEADTMEKVKETITWKLRKLNGVKSTLTMIVME; this comes from the coding sequence GTGCCAAAGGCGTTTGTTCTGATGAACGCTGAGCTTGGAAGCGAAGACTCTCTTGTCAGCGAACTGCGACGATTGGACGGGGTGAAGGAAGTATACCAAGTATACGGTGTTTACGATATCGTTGCCCAGGTTGAAGCGGACACCATGGAGAAGGTGAAAGAAACCATAACCTGGAAGCTGCGAAAGCTAAACGGTGTCAAGTCAACGCTAACCATGATCGTGATGGAATAA
- a CDS encoding winged helix-turn-helix domain-containing protein, translating to MINRQKDEMLRDILSCTNGGATISQIMFRAYTAHSQAKSYLALLMENGYVQYDSLDRKYKATAKGMEYLAAMQNLADIMKIETRRSAKIPSNRF from the coding sequence ATGATTAATCGTCAAAAGGACGAAATGCTACGGGATATTCTCAGCTGCACGAATGGTGGCGCCACGATTTCGCAGATAATGTTCCGGGCATATACTGCTCACTCCCAGGCAAAGTCATACCTTGCACTACTGATGGAAAACGGATACGTGCAATACGACTCGCTGGACAGAAAGTACAAGGCAACAGCCAAGGGTATGGAATACCTTGCGGCGATGCAGAACCTGGCGGACATCATGAAGATAGAAACACGCCGTTCAGCCAAAATCCCCTCGAACAGATTCTGA
- a CDS encoding C2H2-type zinc finger protein, with amino-acid sequence MGLFKKKAEGPVVLKCQYCGTTFDDKERLKRHSRKAHSEKGGDLPSSNPFGFS; translated from the coding sequence TTGGGGCTATTTAAGAAGAAGGCCGAAGGTCCGGTTGTCCTCAAGTGCCAGTACTGCGGAACGACGTTCGATGATAAGGAGCGGCTAAAGCGACACAGCCGCAAGGCACACAGTGAAAAGGGCGGAGACCTGCCCAGCTCTAATCCATTCGGATTTAGCTAG
- a CDS encoding glycosyltransferase, with translation MTDSASTILPVKGNDGSASKRGPLASLFGYFPARLMMAACVFSFLFMANNAAVQSFEQEVILRILHAFNIPSTLISGNVYVGNSFASTRIIPATYLHGLYLVFMASLLFSADTSMRIRARIVGFMGIMFFVLVGGQALVAAGSYFFGHPTAAGIIQISVIVNALSAGGVLEAFFFSTLALPKAGKVKPLIRRNYKKEYVYLSIMLLASALSIYFLLGISDITEDSVLTAYIAIQIPTIIGFRYYVSYFFAQTRLPGWASVQRKDVTLPVSFLIPAYNEEKTIGQLITSIDRAAAKYEGSVEIVLVNDGSKDSTASVAEEAFKGLKHASYKQFNTENQGKGNALEFGLQHCTGEIIFRLDGDSIADENCIKPIAKHFRDPAVGSVSGMIFPIELKSIWQKSMILLGCFFIFYKKGDEVTDSILVQPGAFSVFKRDALVKIGGWRSDQYGEDGEITNRLGRYGYKNEFEPFGVSMSEVPVTFGDLRKQRVRWALAFFHSRSMNLGLLKEFAGPRSLLFLDNLLNHGGNYPSCIFIPFFAAALIFGVKEFDPRNLALFFHIPLKIALLQILISSVEVVIYVYFLRRFKKLHYLKYVPFMPIYRGIMSMLFRPEALGILLSFTAKNKVYTKESYKKLRKYIRG, from the coding sequence ATGACTGATTCAGCTAGCACCATCCTCCCGGTAAAGGGAAACGATGGATCTGCCAGCAAAAGGGGACCTTTAGCGTCTCTTTTCGGATACTTTCCCGCTCGCCTGATGATGGCTGCATGTGTGTTTAGTTTTCTGTTCATGGCAAACAATGCCGCGGTCCAATCCTTTGAACAGGAGGTAATTCTTCGGATTCTACACGCCTTCAATATCCCTTCGACGCTGATAAGCGGGAACGTCTATGTGGGAAATTCCTTTGCAAGTACGAGAATAATTCCGGCAACCTATCTCCACGGCCTCTACCTGGTTTTCATGGCCAGCCTTCTTTTCAGCGCGGACACTAGCATGAGAATTCGCGCCAGAATAGTCGGATTCATGGGGATAATGTTTTTTGTCCTTGTCGGAGGCCAGGCACTGGTTGCCGCGGGCAGCTACTTTTTCGGTCACCCGACTGCGGCCGGAATAATTCAGATCTCAGTCATTGTAAACGCGCTGAGCGCGGGTGGCGTTCTTGAGGCCTTTTTCTTCTCGACGCTGGCGCTGCCCAAGGCAGGGAAGGTAAAGCCCCTGATCAGGCGCAACTACAAGAAGGAATATGTGTACCTCTCTATCATGCTGCTTGCGTCTGCGCTGTCGATCTATTTCCTGCTCGGGATATCAGACATTACAGAGGATTCTGTTCTGACAGCGTATATTGCGATTCAGATTCCGACCATAATCGGCTTTAGGTACTATGTGTCTTACTTTTTCGCGCAGACCAGGCTCCCGGGGTGGGCGTCGGTTCAGAGAAAGGATGTCACTCTGCCCGTCTCATTCTTGATTCCCGCGTACAACGAGGAAAAGACGATAGGCCAGCTTATAACGTCCATTGACAGGGCTGCGGCCAAATACGAGGGAAGTGTTGAGATTGTACTAGTAAACGACGGCTCTAAAGACTCCACTGCATCCGTGGCTGAGGAGGCGTTCAAGGGCCTAAAGCATGCAAGCTACAAGCAGTTCAATACAGAGAACCAGGGCAAGGGCAATGCCCTTGAATTTGGACTGCAGCACTGTACGGGAGAAATTATTTTCAGACTGGATGGCGATTCTATCGCGGACGAGAACTGCATAAAGCCGATTGCCAAACACTTTCGCGACCCTGCGGTCGGATCGGTCTCTGGAATGATTTTCCCCATAGAGCTAAAGAGCATATGGCAGAAATCCATGATTCTTCTGGGCTGCTTTTTCATTTTTTACAAAAAGGGCGACGAGGTGACAGACTCGATACTTGTTCAGCCGGGAGCGTTTTCGGTGTTCAAGAGAGACGCGCTGGTAAAGATAGGGGGCTGGAGGTCAGACCAGTACGGCGAAGACGGCGAGATTACGAACCGTCTTGGCAGGTACGGATACAAGAACGAGTTTGAACCGTTCGGCGTATCCATGTCTGAGGTGCCGGTCACGTTTGGAGACCTGCGCAAGCAGAGGGTAAGGTGGGCGCTTGCGTTTTTCCACTCACGTTCCATGAACCTTGGGCTCCTCAAGGAATTTGCAGGTCCCCGGAGCCTGCTGTTCCTAGACAACCTCCTGAACCACGGTGGCAACTACCCGTCCTGCATATTCATTCCTTTTTTTGCGGCCGCTCTTATCTTTGGAGTCAAAGAATTTGATCCCCGCAACCTTGCTCTGTTTTTCCACATTCCGCTGAAGATTGCGTTGCTCCAGATCCTGATAAGTTCGGTAGAGGTCGTGATTTACGTGTACTTTTTGAGGCGCTTCAAGAAACTTCACTACTTGAAGTACGTACCTTTCATGCCAATTTACAGGGGCATCATGTCCATGCTATTTAGGCCAGAGGCGCTGGGAATCCTGCTCTCGTTCACCGCAAAGAACAAGGTCTATACCAAGGAATCGTACAAGAAGCTGAGGAAGTACATCCGCGGCTGA
- a CDS encoding transcriptional regulator: MSDQSSDGVCSLFFELAGDLRLAMLTRLVSKSYRLSQLASELGATMQEAHRNMTRLVDSKLVSKDREGELVLTAYGRTVVDLLSGYDFLYNNADFFLDHSTGDMPAKFAQRIGAFNDCEIVHGVMAILQRWKTLYGSSERFIREIMSQVPLDLIETVSSRVEKGVKFSYIFASNSVVPKGRTQMLQKLGWRNFISQGLVERRMVPDVRVMTIFNERSGCVVFPDLKGEPDLNTMFYGESRPFLEWCSDYFNYCWEKAGPFDEDKLKHEV, from the coding sequence ATGTCTGACCAGTCGTCGGATGGCGTGTGTTCGCTTTTTTTCGAACTTGCCGGAGACCTCCGGCTTGCAATGCTTACAAGGCTTGTTTCAAAGAGCTACAGGCTTTCACAGCTCGCATCGGAATTGGGCGCGACTATGCAAGAGGCTCACAGGAATATGACCAGACTCGTCGATTCCAAGCTGGTCTCAAAGGACCGCGAGGGCGAGCTGGTCCTGACCGCCTACGGCCGCACTGTCGTAGACCTGCTGTCAGGTTATGATTTCCTGTACAACAACGCGGATTTCTTTCTTGATCATAGCACCGGCGACATGCCTGCAAAATTCGCGCAGAGGATAGGCGCATTCAACGACTGCGAAATCGTTCATGGCGTTATGGCTATTCTGCAGCGGTGGAAAACGCTGTACGGCAGTTCCGAGAGGTTCATTAGAGAAATAATGTCGCAGGTGCCTCTTGACCTTATAGAAACGGTCAGTTCCCGGGTCGAGAAAGGCGTGAAGTTTTCATACATTTTTGCAAGCAACTCGGTCGTTCCAAAAGGCAGAACCCAGATGCTGCAAAAGCTAGGCTGGCGAAACTTCATCAGCCAGGGTCTAGTCGAACGCCGCATGGTGCCTGATGTCCGGGTGATGACAATCTTTAACGAAAGGAGCGGATGCGTGGTCTTTCCTGACCTAAAGGGCGAGCCCGATCTCAACACTATGTTTTATGGCGAAAGCAGGCCGTTTCTCGAATGGTGTTCTGACTACTTCAACTACTGCTGGGAGAAAGCAGGACCATTCGATGAGGATAAGCTCAAGCATGAAGTCTAG
- a CDS encoding 50S ribosomal protein L11, with amino-acid sequence MGDKKSVSALVSGGEANAGPPLGPALGPMGVNVLQVVNTINEKTKDFPGMKVPVKVEVDSETKKFTVEVGIPPTAALVAKEAGIPKGSGTAGTNYAGDLTIAGAAKIAKMKLDGSYAKDVKGAVKEVVGSCVSMGVKVEGKPAKEVFADINSGKYDELLK; translated from the coding sequence ATGGGCGACAAGAAGTCAGTTTCCGCCCTGGTGAGCGGAGGAGAGGCTAATGCAGGCCCTCCTTTAGGACCGGCATTGGGGCCTATGGGGGTCAATGTTCTCCAGGTCGTTAATACGATTAATGAGAAGACCAAGGACTTTCCAGGCATGAAGGTGCCCGTGAAGGTCGAGGTGGATAGCGAGACGAAAAAGTTTACCGTAGAAGTCGGGATTCCTCCGACAGCGGCTCTTGTTGCAAAAGAGGCAGGGATCCCGAAGGGCTCTGGTACGGCAGGTACCAACTATGCAGGCGATCTTACTATCGCAGGGGCCGCAAAGATAGCAAAGATGAAGCTGGATGGATCCTATGCCAAGGACGTAAAGGGCGCTGTCAAGGAAGTCGTCGGGTCCTGCGTTAGCATGGGTGTCAAGGTTGAAGGCAAACCTGCAAAGGAAGTATTTGCGGACATCAATTCCGGCAAATACGACGAGCTGCTGAAATAG
- a CDS encoding discoidin domain-containing protein — protein MRILEDSNLFRSNTNREFYCKRIPTTTKDQPIKSRSRKETSVVGLALAFLILSSSFAVLGLSPNRAAVAAPSCVQLTPVGETASSYSAPFSPGLAIDGNLDYHSRWAAYGAGQYIDIKLPSASTICAVDIAWYRGNARVYSFDISGSADGSQFTKVFTGKNTGKTPSFEAYTLPPSTTGSYVRITVNGNTENSWAGIKEVKIIGFTDSISPPPTLPTTVSITTPTSGQSFNTTLGESSVWLNVSGTTTNRGAGVQGVEVSVDSGPYQGANAGGSGWATWTAIANLSSVAGPHTITARVSDLSGNPSTDSVTVSVAAPSPPPPVPPPTNGSFALSVFPVGTRPTAAQVAELAPYVDQAAQFGPSPPSTATPAFLSLWTSYSSITKIVVTPSAANIDNTIATARNTPGTGYIVYDAEGWTLTPTNEQTNLASYIDSTATTVHAAGFKYGIAPTRGFLESVKNSIDWSKIDLVIIQLQNVPDDATFMQVVKDVVPIAQAQNPNIQIFLQQRPDPAHNPSEDIITRWTDARSAYPAGNIGLAFLYDAAQQQYILDLLTALGKK, from the coding sequence GTGAGAATATTAGAGGACTCGAATCTCTTTCGTTCTAACACCAATAGAGAATTCTACTGCAAGAGAATACCTACAACGACCAAGGATCAACCCATAAAGTCGCGGTCCAGAAAGGAAACGAGCGTCGTCGGTCTGGCTTTGGCCTTTTTGATTCTTTCCTCCAGTTTTGCTGTTCTGGGACTTTCACCGAATAGAGCAGCGGTGGCAGCTCCGTCGTGCGTCCAGCTCACTCCTGTTGGAGAGACTGCGAGCAGCTATTCTGCCCCCTTTTCTCCCGGACTTGCAATTGACGGCAACCTAGACTACCATTCGAGATGGGCAGCATACGGAGCCGGCCAGTACATTGACATAAAACTGCCATCCGCAAGCACAATTTGCGCGGTAGATATCGCATGGTATAGAGGAAATGCAAGAGTCTATTCATTTGATATCTCGGGTTCCGCAGACGGCTCGCAATTTACCAAGGTGTTTACCGGTAAGAACACGGGCAAGACGCCGTCATTTGAGGCATACACGCTGCCCCCTTCTACTACAGGTAGCTACGTAAGGATCACCGTCAACGGCAACACCGAAAACAGCTGGGCAGGAATCAAAGAGGTAAAGATAATCGGCTTCACTGACTCCATCAGCCCTCCTCCTACGCTGCCAACGACCGTTTCAATTACAACCCCCACAAGCGGCCAGAGCTTCAACACTACTTTGGGCGAAAGCTCGGTATGGCTGAATGTTTCCGGCACGACGACTAACCGCGGCGCGGGCGTTCAGGGCGTCGAGGTGAGCGTCGATAGCGGTCCGTACCAGGGAGCAAATGCTGGTGGATCCGGATGGGCCACGTGGACAGCAATAGCTAATCTATCATCAGTTGCAGGCCCCCACACCATTACGGCGCGCGTTAGTGACCTGAGCGGGAATCCAAGCACGGACTCGGTGACCGTTTCGGTGGCCGCGCCAAGCCCGCCGCCCCCGGTCCCTCCGCCGACGAATGGCAGTTTTGCCCTTTCGGTTTTCCCGGTGGGAACAAGGCCGACAGCCGCGCAGGTAGCGGAGCTCGCCCCCTATGTTGACCAAGCCGCCCAGTTCGGACCCTCGCCCCCATCGACGGCAACCCCGGCATTCCTCAGCCTATGGACATCCTACAGTTCCATAACCAAAATAGTCGTGACGCCTTCGGCTGCAAACATCGACAATACCATCGCCACGGCGAGAAACACTCCAGGCACTGGTTACATTGTCTATGACGCTGAAGGATGGACTCTCACCCCCACAAACGAGCAGACAAACCTGGCCAGCTACATTGACAGTACAGCAACAACAGTGCATGCTGCAGGGTTCAAGTACGGGATTGCGCCAACCAGAGGCTTCCTCGAATCCGTAAAGAATTCCATCGATTGGTCAAAGATTGACCTGGTCATAATACAGCTGCAGAACGTCCCTGACGATGCAACATTCATGCAGGTTGTCAAGGACGTCGTCCCGATTGCCCAGGCTCAAAACCCAAACATACAGATATTTCTTCAGCAGAGGCCCGACCCGGCGCACAACCCTTCAGAAGACATAATCACGAGATGGACCGACGCGAGAAGCGCATACCCGGCGGGCAACATAGGGCTTGCGTTTCTTTATGATGCGGCACAGCAGCAGTATATCTTGGACCTCCTGACGGCCCTAGGAAAGAAATAG